The Anaerosporomusa subterranea nucleotide sequence GGGCCCTCCGCGTACTCTGCGCACTCTGCGGTTAACGCTCCTCCGTCTCCGAAAGACCACCACGGAGATTTTCTTAACGCTCGCCGCGCAGTAGCGGGGTTAGGCGTCCTTGGTAAAATATTTTCAAGTAATACATGGCTCGGGATAATGCGACATAGAGAAGTTTCGCATCAAGGTAGTTAGAGCTAAACTCTTTGTCGGAAGCATTCCAAATGAGTACTCCGTCAAATTCCAGTCCTTTAGCCAACAGGACTGGCGCGATCGTTACGCCGCCATGGTAAATGGCTGCAGTATTTGTGATCAGGTGTAGGTCGCTTAGTTCTGGATTCGACAGTTTTAATGCAGTATAGATCTCTTCGCTGTCACTTTCTTGTCGGCTAATAATCCCGATTGACTGGCAACCCAATTCCTTAAACTCTGTAATTGCGGCAGCCAGACGGCGAATGCCGTCAACTGTTGATGCTGCCCGTACGATCTGGGGTTGTCTGCCGATTTCATAGACAGGTATCGCCTTTGATCGTCCATCAGGCATGACTTTATTAAACAGATCGACGATTTCTTTGGCTGAGCGATAGCTGTAATTGACTTCATAATAGTGGGATCTGGCTTCGCCAAACACTTCCTTTAGCAGAGCCTGCCAGCTTTCGAGGCCGCGTCCGGCATGGATACCTTGAAACATATCCCCCATGATCGTAAATGACATGTTGCGCGATAATCGACGCAAGACCATGTATTCCAACAGGCTAAGGTCTTGTCCTTCATCTATAACGATATGATCATATTTTTCCATGTGATCCGTTCCGTCGATTAGATACTTTAGATAACAAAGCGGCGCTAAGTCTTCTCGCTCGATTTTGCCTTGCTGTAGCAGCGGTAGAGTATGCGCAGCCAGTTCCTCGTAGTCTGCACCTAGTCGCTTCAAACTTTTCCAGGCTGGTTTATCTGCATACACTGCCGCGTAGCCGGTAAGCAACTTCAGGTTCGGCCACTTGGCAAAGTGCTTATTCAGAAAAGACTCAGCTTCCTGATGGAAGCGCTGCAGTAATTCATCACTTATGCCATGCTCGCCGCGATTGAGTCTCACCCTTAGCACTTCGAGAAAGTTTCTAATACGAAATCGGATGTGTTTTTCCAGTGTGGTTAGACGCTCATTATAGGGAACCTGCGCTCCTTCTACAACCTTCTCTAGTTGTTGCTCTTTGGTAATAATCAGCTGATTATCAAAAAGCGTAAGGTCAGTTAGTTTTAGGCAGAATTTCTGTATCTGCCTGTCAAGAAATTCTTGTAAGACCTCAACAAATTGGGGTGAGCCTTTCCAACGGGCAAGGGCTGCTGTTTGTTCGCTAGCAAGCTGTTGCTGGCTGAACCGGGGCGTCATTTGCAGAATGGCGATAGCAATGTCTTCGAAGGTAAGCTGTTTGGCATCTTGGACATCAAGGTCTGGCAGTAGTTCTGAGATATAGTCGAGGAAGATTCGGTTAGGGGCGACGACAGCCAGTCGGGATGGGTTGAGCTTATCATTGTACAAAAGATAAGATAGCCGATGCAACCCGATCGTACTCTTGCCTGAGCCAGCTACTCCTTGAATTACGGTTACCTGATTTAAAGGTTCGCGGATGATCAGATTTTGCTCAGACCGGATGGAGGTAACAATATCTTTTAACCGATCGCTAGCGCCTTGAAGCAGGCGCTCTTTAAGAAACGGGTCGGCGATCAGTGATTCTTGCTGTCGATTGATTAGCTTTCCAAGGATGTCATCATCCGACATGGCTATCAATTGGCCATCTTCGATCTTATACTGCCGTTTTAGGCGTACTTCACCAGTATAACTATAACGTCCCAAGACTTCGTAGGTAGCCCGGCCGTCTTGACATTCATAGAAAATAGCGGAAACAGGGTCTCGCCAGTCAAAGACCAGAATATCGCTTGCTTTCTGAATATCCAGCCGAGAGATCTTAGTTCTGCCGATATAAAATTGTTCAAATTGTTCGGTGCCGTCTTCGCGAAAGTCTACTCGGCCAAAGTAAGGACTGGCCAGTGCATGCTCAATGTCGTAAATTTTTGCCGCATGGTCACTCTTCATTAAGGAATGGACATAGGCGCTAACTTCATCTTTATTCGTGCGGGCCTTGCCTATTTTATGGAGCCGAACATCAATGTCGGCGTCGAGATCAATGATGATCTGTTTCATTTCTTGAATTGTATTTTCTAGATGTTGCTTTTCAAGGGGAAACTCAGGGTGATTGTTTTCCATAATATCTCCTTACTAGGCTGTTAGAAAATGTTCAGATGCGAGGCGAGTTTAGCCAGCAGATTGCTGCTTGCGGGCCTGTAAGATCTGAGAGCGAGAGTAATTGGCACAAACGTCAAAGTCAGGTTTGCATGGTCAAGTTATTCCCTCCATATGCTACAATGATACCTTGATTCTACATTTCTGTAAATTGGACCAAGATGGTGGCGCATTGCAATTTAGCGTGAAGTAGGGTAGAATTAATCAAATTGCTGCTAGCAGATTAGTTGTATACGGAGGAATCAAGATGTCAGAACGTATGAACTTGCAGGATGTGCTCAGAGAATACGGTGTTCCGCTCGCGACACTTAACGTCACGGCTTCGTTAGGAGATTGTCAAGAACTGCGGGAACGGTTGCTAGCCATCCGTAATTTGACCCAGGGTAAAGAACAAGGTTATCTGGAAGTTGCCTGCACCTTCTATATTGATGTCCACGATATTGACCGCTATCTGTCTGGTGAGCTGCCTAATTTGGCTGAAATCTACACCTTTCCTGATGATGTAAAGACGTTTAAGGAGGAGTAACATGAAAAGACTATTACTGCTAACATTTATTTTTGTATTCGCTATCAATGCTGTCGGATTTGCCGCTGTTGGCGGGTCGAAAGTGAGGATGTCGTCACCAAGACCTTCAACCCAACAAGCTGCACCGCCTCCTGCTAGTAACTATAAACCCTCCGCGCCTGCCAGCAGTTATACAGAAAAAGCACCGGCTGCCAAGGCCGCAACACCACAAGCGTCTCAGCCCGCTACCGGCGGTTTCATGAGAAACTTCGGCATGTTCGGTGGCGGTATGTTGTTGGGCAGTTTGCTGGGTAATATGTTCGGCTTCGGCCACACTGGCATGTTTGCCAATATGATGGGGATGTTATTTAACGTTTTGCTGCTTGCCGCTATCTTCATGGCAGGACGCTTTGTTTGGAATAAGATGACAAACCGTGACCGCAATGACAGAAGATAATTAAAGCCAACGCCGCCTGATCGCGCTTAAGCGAGGGCGGCGTTACTTTTTCTTATTCAGTTTCTTTGCTCTCGCCATATTGGCGCACTGCTTCGCACCTCTGGTCGAGCGGTTCGCCTGTAGACCAGATTTCTTTAAAGACGTATGCATTTTTGAAGCCGACGCTCCATTGATAAGCTCCTTCTGGTGTATAGCAAGCAAAGATAAGGTTTTGCCTGAGCTTTTCCGGCAGAGTACCTTCTTCATTGGTAATTAGTGCATAATTTCCAGTCGGCGCGAATTCCACAGACAAGGCAGTTAGGCCATCCTCGATGTCAATCTCTTCAAAACCGAGTGCTTGGAAAAATTCTAGAACGCTTTCTTCTTGCATCGATATCCTCTCCGTTTCCTTAAACTATCTACTGTATTGTAGCCTAATTTCGCAGACTTAACAACAGATGGCAGGCAATCTGTATTCGGCTTAGCGTTCTTAACGTGTTGTGCACTCTGAGTCAGCGGCGAATGTAAAATAGTGCTTCGCAGGATGGACAGTGCTGGAAGTAAACGGTACAATGGAGAAAAGATAACAAGGAATGATCGGTTTGGATCAATATACAGTTGCGCTAGTAGCTGGTGTCATACTCGCGCTGGCTTTATTTGTTTTCACACTAGGCAAGAGTCCGGTTTTCCGTGTGGATCGGGCAGGAGCGGCAATTATCGGCGCTGCTGCGATGATTGCTTGCGGTGTTCTGTCATTTGAAGAAGCAATGCAGTCAGTTGACTTCAAAACAATTGTTATCTTGTTCTCGATGATGATTGTTGTTGCTAATTTAAAAATCGCCGGATTTTTCGATCTGA carries:
- a CDS encoding HelD family protein, encoding MENNHPEFPLEKQHLENTIQEMKQIIIDLDADIDVRLHKIGKARTNKDEVSAYVHSLMKSDHAAKIYDIEHALASPYFGRVDFREDGTEQFEQFYIGRTKISRLDIQKASDILVFDWRDPVSAIFYECQDGRATYEVLGRYSYTGEVRLKRQYKIEDGQLIAMSDDDILGKLINRQQESLIADPFLKERLLQGASDRLKDIVTSIRSEQNLIIREPLNQVTVIQGVAGSGKSTIGLHRLSYLLYNDKLNPSRLAVVAPNRIFLDYISELLPDLDVQDAKQLTFEDIAIAILQMTPRFSQQQLASEQTAALARWKGSPQFVEVLQEFLDRQIQKFCLKLTDLTLFDNQLIITKEQQLEKVVEGAQVPYNERLTTLEKHIRFRIRNFLEVLRVRLNRGEHGISDELLQRFHQEAESFLNKHFAKWPNLKLLTGYAAVYADKPAWKSLKRLGADYEELAAHTLPLLQQGKIEREDLAPLCYLKYLIDGTDHMEKYDHIVIDEGQDLSLLEYMVLRRLSRNMSFTIMGDMFQGIHAGRGLESWQALLKEVFGEARSHYYEVNYSYRSAKEIVDLFNKVMPDGRSKAIPVYEIGRQPQIVRAASTVDGIRRLAAAITEFKELGCQSIGIISRQESDSEEIYTALKLSNPELSDLHLITNTAAIYHGGVTIAPVLLAKGLEFDGVLIWNASDKEFSSNYLDAKLLYVALSRAMYYLKIFYQGRLTPLLRGER